A genomic segment from Sander vitreus isolate 19-12246 chromosome 3, sanVit1, whole genome shotgun sequence encodes:
- the parlb gene encoding presenilin-associated rhomboid-like protein, mitochondrial, translated as MAWRSCAVLVRLTVEDVFRSSARGGSFQQRCSFRKVSKKPESKKVEEELAPRKLPESSEAVAPRRTPVAPLLAPQASPASPRAFSRLVRPLIFTVGFTGCSFGAAAIWQYESLKSRVHSYFDELRADWLEKLRPQKRGDVRKEINQWWNSLSEGQRTVTGIIAANVIVFLCWRVPSLQRSMIKYFTANPASKTLCSPMLLSTFSHFSFLHMAANMYVLWSFSSSAVSMLGREQFMAVYLSAGVVASFVSYVCKTATGRFGPSLGASGAIMTVIATICTKMPEAKLAIIFLPMFSFTAANALKAILAMDTAGLLLGWRLFDHAAHLGGALFGIWYILFGHELIWKNREPFVKMWHDLRTGGGPGGGGGSDGGTGAA; from the exons ATGGCGTGGAGGAGCTGTGCGGTTCTGGTCAGACTGACCGTAGAAGATGTTTTCCGGAGCTCCGCGAGGGGAGGCAG CTTCCAGCAGCGATGCAGCTTCAGGAAAGTCTCCAAGAAACCCGAATCTaagaaggtggaggaggagctggCCCCCCGCAAACTCCCAGAATCCTCGGAGGCTGTGGCCCCCCGCCGGACCCCAGTAGCCCCCCTCCTGGCGCCGCAGGCCTCCCCCGCCTCGCCGCGGGCGTTCAGCCGCCTCGTCAGGCCGCTCATCTTCACCGTGGGG TTCACAGGCTGCTCGTTCGGCGCCGCCGCCATCTGGCAGTACGAGTCTCTCAAGTCCCGAGTCCACAGCTACTTCGACGAGCTGCGAGCCGATTGGCTGGAGAAGCTGCGGCCGCAGAAACGCGGAGACGTCCGTAAAGAG atCAACCAATGGTGGAACAGCTTGAGTGAGGGTCAGAGGACGGTCACAG gGATCATTGCAGCGAACGTCATCGTGTTCTTGTGTTGGAGGGTGCCGTCTCTGCAGCGCTCCATGATCAAATACTTCACAGCCAACCCGGCGTCCA agACTCTGTGCTCCCCGATGCTCCTCTCCACCTTCAGCCACTTCTCCTTCCTCCACATGGCGGCCAACATGTACGTCCTGTGGAGCTTCTCGTCCAGCGCCGTCTCCATGCTCGGCCGGGAGCAGTTCATGGCCGTCTACCTGTCTGCAG gCGTAGTTGCTTCGTTTGTCAGTTATGTGTGTAAGACGGCCACCGGGAGGTTCGGGCCGTCTCTGGGCGCC TCCGGCGCCATCATGACCGTCATCGCCACCATCTGCACCAAAATGCCCGAAGCCAAACTGGCCATCATCTTCCTGCCCATGTTCAGCTTCACAGCCGCCAAC gCCCTTAAAGCCATCTTAGCCATGGATACGGCCGGCTTGCTGTTGGGATGGAGGTTATTCGACCACGCAGCTCATTTAGGAGGAGCCCTGTTTGGAAT CTGGTACATCCTGTTCGGTCACGAGTTGATCTGGAAGAACCGAGAACCGTTCGTTAAGATGTGGCACGACCTGAGAACGGGCGGCGGCCCGGGGGGCGGAGGCGGCTCCGACGGAGGCACGGGCGCCGCGTAG